The Desulfobacterales bacterium DNA segment AGAGCAGCAGGTTGCCGATCAGGTTCATCAAGGGCAGGGCCAGCAGCACTGCCCCGGCAAAGAAGAATTTGGACAGGTTCTGGCAGAGCGCCTTTCTCTTGCCAAAGACGTTGGCCCCCTGCACCTGGGTGCTGCGGAGAAAGGTGGAGGCGATATCCAGGGCCAGGAGGAGCAGCAGGGCGGGCTTGTGGATCGCCGGCCAGAACAGGGCCAGGGCGGAGTAGGTGGTCAGCTTATCCACCACCGGGTCAAGGATCTTGCCCCGGGCGCTTACCTGGCCGGTCTCCCGGGCCAGGACGCCGTCGAGGATGTCGAGGACGATTACCGCGGTAACGATGATTACCGCGCTCCAGCCGAGCAGCCGCCAGTCTACCCCCAGCCGGGCCGCCAGTTCGTGGCGGAAGAACCAGATGAGCCAGCCGGGGATGAAGAAGAGCAGCCG contains these protein-coding regions:
- a CDS encoding CDP-alcohol phosphatidyltransferase family protein codes for the protein MAALKNRYINFVRWLGYDLGITPNQITVGRLLFFIPGWLIWFFRHELAARLGVDWRLLGWSAVIIVTAVIVLDILDGVLARETGQVSARGKILDPVVDKLTTYSALALFWPAIHKPALLLLLALDIASTFLRSTQVQGANVFGKRKALCQNLSKFFFAGAVLLALPLMNLIGNLLLWAALGLASISVGIRLLPGRK